The Mycobacterium seoulense genome has a window encoding:
- a CDS encoding condensation domain-containing protein, with amino-acid sequence MRIGKITIGSIGEWTVSPGAVVSWHPTPAARQKARQAPVSPVPVSYMQGQHLRGYHRQTASGLDYSRQIIATCEVPGRCDISAMNDALNAYLRRHDTYRSWFECTDTGDIVRHTIDDPEDIEFAPTHHGELTIEDLHAHVVATPDPFNWECFSFGIVQNEDHFTFYSSIDHVHGDAALIGITMAESHAMYSALTNGAGPLALPAAGSFDDFCVEELRYTSDLTLDSPQVRAWIDFAENNNGSLPEFPLPLGNPLEPTKSDMITDTVMDAAQTARFESACSAAGARFVGGLFACLAQVEHEFTGAATYYGLTPRDTRRSSDNFMTQGWFTGLVPITVPIAAVSFSDAAWAAQTSFDSSLDMAKVPYYRVLELAPWLSRPRPNFPVSNFFHADAAPMNAVLAAAEMGYANQIGIYSDGRYSYQLTIYIFRYEEGTAMAIMFPDNAVARKSVSRYVAAMKSVCTRVADSGHWGRVA; translated from the coding sequence TTGCGCATCGGGAAAATAACAATCGGCTCGATCGGTGAGTGGACGGTGAGCCCGGGCGCGGTGGTCTCCTGGCACCCGACGCCCGCGGCTCGGCAAAAGGCCCGGCAAGCGCCGGTCAGTCCGGTGCCGGTCAGCTACATGCAGGGGCAACATCTTCGGGGTTACCACCGCCAAACGGCCTCGGGGCTCGACTATTCGCGGCAAATCATCGCCACCTGCGAAGTTCCCGGCCGGTGCGACATCTCCGCCATGAACGACGCGCTCAACGCGTATTTGCGTCGCCATGACACGTACCGCAGTTGGTTCGAGTGCACCGACACCGGAGACATCGTCCGGCATACCATCGACGATCCGGAGGATATCGAATTCGCGCCGACCCACCATGGCGAATTGACGATCGAAGACCTGCACGCCCATGTGGTCGCGACACCCGATCCGTTCAACTGGGAGTGCTTCAGTTTCGGGATCGTTCAAAACGAGGATCACTTCACCTTCTACTCGAGCATTGATCACGTCCACGGGGACGCCGCGCTGATCGGCATCACGATGGCGGAGTCCCATGCGATGTATTCAGCTTTGACGAACGGCGCCGGACCCCTTGCGCTGCCCGCCGCCGGCAGCTTTGACGATTTCTGTGTCGAAGAACTCCGCTACACATCGGATTTGACGCTGGATTCGCCGCAGGTACGCGCGTGGATCGACTTCGCGGAGAACAACAATGGAAGCCTGCCGGAGTTCCCGCTGCCATTGGGTAATCCGCTGGAGCCGACCAAGAGTGACATGATCACGGACACCGTGATGGACGCGGCGCAAACCGCGAGATTCGAATCGGCCTGCTCGGCGGCCGGTGCCCGCTTCGTCGGCGGCCTGTTCGCCTGCCTCGCCCAGGTGGAACATGAATTCACGGGTGCCGCCACGTATTACGGACTCACCCCCAGGGATACCCGCAGAAGTTCGGACAATTTCATGACTCAGGGCTGGTTCACCGGCCTGGTTCCGATCACCGTCCCGATAGCCGCCGTGTCCTTCAGTGACGCCGCCTGGGCGGCGCAGACTTCTTTCGATTCGAGCCTGGACATGGCGAAGGTGCCGTATTACCGCGTGCTGGAATTGGCGCCCTGGCTCAGCAGGCCCCGCCCGAACTTCCCGGTATCGAATTTCTTTCATGCGGACGCCGCTCCGATGAACGCCGTGCTCGCGGCGGCCGAGATGGGTTATGCGAACCAGATCGGAATCTATTCCGACGGAAGATATTCGTATCAACTGACGATCTATATCTTCCGATACGAAGAGGGCACCGCGATGGCGATAATGTTTCCCGACAACGCGGTTGCCCGGAAATCGGTTTCCCGGTATGTCGCAGCGATGAAGTCCGTGTGCACGCGGGTCGCCGACAGCGGGCACTGGGGGCGCGTTGCGTAG
- a CDS encoding MMPL/RND family transporter — protein MRRLADFVARWPGAVIGLWVVIAVALPLTFPTLNEMAQRHPLAMLPAAAPSSVAARKMTEAFHESGADDLLLVVLTDERGLGPADEAAYRKLVTALREDTRDVLMLQDFVSTPSLRPALTSKDHKSWVLPVGIAGELGTPKSYAAYTRVADVVKHSVAGSPLTANLTGPAATVGDLTVAGERDRLPIELAIAGLVLIVLLVIYRNPLTMLLPLIAIGASLVIAQAVVAGISQVSGLGVSNQSIIFLSAMIAGAGTDYAVFLISRYHDYLRLGADHQEAVQRALISIGKVIAASAATVGITFLGMSFARMGVFSTVGVSSAIGIGVAFLAAMTLLPAILVVAGPRGWVKPSRELTARFWRRSGIRIVRRPRTHLVASVLVLIILAGCAGLVRYNYDDRKALRASAPSSVGYAALDRHFPVNQSIPEYILVQSPHDLRTPRALADLEQMAARVGQLPNIAAVSGVTRPAGAVPEQFRATYQAGAIGARLGAGSTLINDHTDELNRLVAGANTLADNLGDVRGQVNQLVAGMQGLTEAFTAMRSQYGGDKLVREVVTAAKLVNSINSLGHTIGVNFATVKDIFAWVAPVLVALEGNQVCDADPSCSATRVQFERVVNARGDGSLDQINELAGQLQAFQDRQTLNASVDHLRAALASFVKALHAMGLDQPGGLQADLNHLQQGADRFAGGSRQVADGVDQLVDQIKQMGAGLGEASAFLLTLKRDAADPSMAGFNVPAQLLHMEEFKKAAKAFVSPDGHSVRYLVQTKLNPFSAEAMDQVNAITHTARDAQPNTALADATVSMVGYPVTLRDTRDFYEHDIRFIIAVTITVVLLTLIALLRAVVAPLYLVASVVISYLSAVGIGVLIFQLVLGQQLHWSVPPLAFVVLVAVGADYNMLLISRMRDESPHSMRYGIIRTLGSTGGVITAAGLIFAASMWGLVFSSISTVVQGGVVIGIGILLDTFLVRTVTVPALATLVGRASWWPSRPGSRRSHPPSAVGHAE, from the coding sequence GTGCGACGGCTAGCCGATTTCGTCGCGCGGTGGCCCGGGGCGGTGATCGGGCTGTGGGTGGTCATTGCGGTCGCACTTCCGCTGACCTTCCCGACCCTGAACGAGATGGCACAGCGGCATCCGCTCGCGATGCTGCCCGCGGCGGCGCCGTCGAGTGTCGCCGCCCGCAAGATGACCGAAGCGTTTCACGAATCGGGCGCCGATGATCTCCTCTTGGTGGTCCTCACCGACGAGAGGGGGCTCGGGCCCGCCGACGAGGCCGCCTACCGCAAGCTGGTGACCGCGCTGCGCGAGGACACGCGAGACGTGCTGATGCTGCAGGATTTCGTGAGCACGCCGTCCCTGCGCCCGGCCCTGACCAGCAAAGACCACAAATCGTGGGTCCTGCCCGTCGGCATTGCCGGCGAACTGGGCACGCCCAAGTCTTACGCCGCGTACACCCGCGTCGCCGACGTCGTCAAACACAGCGTCGCGGGGAGCCCGCTGACGGCGAACCTCACCGGCCCCGCGGCCACCGTCGGCGACCTCACCGTCGCGGGCGAGCGGGACCGCCTTCCGATCGAACTTGCGATCGCGGGCCTGGTACTCATCGTCCTGCTGGTCATTTACCGCAACCCGCTCACCATGCTGCTCCCCCTGATCGCGATCGGGGCGTCGTTGGTGATCGCCCAGGCCGTCGTCGCTGGAATCTCCCAGGTCAGCGGCTTGGGGGTGTCGAACCAGTCCATCATCTTCCTGAGCGCGATGATCGCCGGCGCGGGAACCGATTACGCGGTCTTCCTGATCAGCCGCTATCACGACTATCTGCGGCTCGGCGCGGACCACCAAGAAGCGGTACAGCGGGCGTTGATCTCGATCGGAAAGGTGATCGCCGCATCCGCGGCGACGGTGGGAATCACCTTCCTCGGCATGAGCTTCGCCCGGATGGGCGTGTTTTCCACGGTGGGAGTGTCCTCGGCCATCGGGATTGGCGTCGCGTTCCTCGCGGCGATGACCTTGCTTCCCGCCATCCTCGTGGTGGCCGGCCCGCGCGGATGGGTCAAACCGTCGCGCGAACTGACCGCCAGGTTCTGGCGACGGTCGGGGATCCGCATCGTGCGCCGGCCGAGGACCCATCTGGTCGCCAGCGTGCTGGTGTTGATCATCCTCGCCGGCTGCGCGGGCCTGGTGCGCTACAACTACGACGACCGCAAAGCCCTGCGGGCGTCGGCCCCGAGTTCGGTCGGGTACGCCGCGCTGGATCGCCATTTCCCGGTCAACCAGTCCATTCCCGAGTACATCCTGGTCCAGTCCCCGCACGACCTACGCACACCGCGTGCCCTCGCGGATCTGGAGCAGATGGCCGCCCGGGTCGGCCAACTGCCGAACATCGCCGCGGTCAGTGGCGTCACCCGGCCCGCGGGAGCCGTGCCGGAACAGTTCAGGGCGACGTATCAGGCCGGCGCGATCGGCGCTCGCCTGGGCGCCGGTTCCACCCTGATCAACGACCACACCGACGAGCTGAACCGGCTGGTCGCCGGGGCGAACACGCTGGCCGACAACCTCGGCGACGTGCGCGGCCAGGTCAACCAGCTGGTCGCCGGGATGCAGGGCCTGACCGAGGCGTTCACTGCGATGAGAAGCCAGTACGGCGGCGACAAACTGGTCAGGGAAGTCGTCACGGCGGCCAAGCTGGTCAACAGCATCAATTCGCTCGGCCATACCATCGGCGTGAACTTCGCGACCGTCAAGGACATATTCGCCTGGGTGGCCCCGGTGCTGGTGGCACTCGAGGGCAACCAGGTTTGCGATGCCGACCCCTCCTGCAGCGCCACCCGGGTCCAGTTCGAGCGCGTGGTCAACGCGCGCGGCGACGGAAGCCTCGACCAGATCAACGAGCTGGCCGGACAACTGCAGGCATTCCAGGACAGGCAGACCCTCAACGCGTCGGTCGATCATCTGCGTGCCGCGCTCGCCAGCTTCGTCAAGGCGCTGCACGCCATGGGGCTGGACCAGCCGGGTGGCCTGCAAGCCGATCTGAACCATCTCCAGCAAGGCGCCGACCGGTTCGCGGGTGGCAGCCGGCAAGTCGCCGACGGCGTGGACCAGCTCGTCGACCAGATCAAACAGATGGGCGCCGGCCTCGGTGAGGCATCGGCGTTTCTCCTGACGCTCAAACGCGACGCGGCCGACCCGTCGATGGCGGGGTTCAACGTTCCGGCGCAGCTATTGCACATGGAGGAGTTCAAGAAGGCGGCGAAGGCGTTCGTCTCGCCGGACGGGCACTCGGTGCGGTACCTGGTTCAAACCAAACTCAACCCGTTCAGTGCCGAGGCGATGGATCAGGTCAATGCGATCACCCACACCGCCCGCGACGCCCAACCGAACACCGCGCTGGCGGACGCCACCGTATCGATGGTGGGCTATCCCGTCACCCTGCGTGACACCCGCGACTTTTACGAGCACGACATCAGATTCATCATCGCCGTGACCATCACCGTGGTGCTGCTGACGTTGATCGCGCTCCTGCGCGCCGTGGTCGCACCGCTGTATCTGGTGGCTTCCGTCGTCATCTCGTACCTGTCGGCGGTCGGCATCGGCGTCCTGATCTTTCAATTGGTCCTCGGCCAGCAATTACATTGGAGCGTGCCCCCGTTGGCCTTCGTGGTGTTGGTCGCCGTCGGGGCCGACTACAACATGCTGCTCATCTCGCGAATGCGTGACGAATCCCCGCACAGCATGCGTTACGGCATCATCCGCACCCTGGGTTCGACCGGCGGGGTGATCACCGCGGCCGGTCTGATCTTCGCCGCCTCGATGTGGGGGCTCGTGTTTTCCAGCATCAGCACCGTCGTCCAGGGCGGTGTGGTGATCGGCATCGGAATCTTGCTCGACACCTTCCTGGTTCGCACCGTAACCGTGCCCGCCCTGGCTACGCTGGTCGGGCGGGCGAGCTGGTGGCCGTCGCGACCGGGATCGCGGCGGTCGCACCCACCCTCAGCGGTCGGGCATGCGGAGTAG
- the pe gene encoding acyltransferase PE: MQKLLAGVTALVTLSATGCFGFGIATADDAPGDGTSADGTAYALGGAHVPGIPYDEYGRRLGAGWFPGLKREIVNYPAGQVQGHVLERLFPGIGRLDEAFPGLGVDGPSVGESVAVGADNLDAAIRRGGPGAAIGLSEGSLVLDAEQARLANDPTAPPPNQLVFSTFGNPVGRHAFGESFLTSVFPVGAVVPALDYRIPPPVESQYDTKAFVAAYDMIADFPDRPDNLLALANTLVGEATGHTAVAFTDPSMVPPQNVRTTVNSRGATTTTYLIPEKHLPLVLPLGYLGVPEDVLNRLDAELTPMVNAGYSRNDDPLTAPVQVDPVRGFDPAAVIAPASQATFGGGADPFSQLLSSSMAAFNQGNR, encoded by the coding sequence ATGCAGAAACTACTCGCAGGGGTTACGGCTCTGGTAACCCTCAGCGCCACAGGATGTTTCGGCTTTGGGATCGCGACGGCCGACGACGCACCGGGCGACGGGACGTCCGCCGACGGAACGGCATACGCCCTTGGGGGCGCTCACGTCCCGGGCATTCCCTACGACGAGTACGGCCGGCGCCTGGGTGCCGGATGGTTCCCGGGGCTGAAACGGGAAATCGTCAACTACCCCGCCGGGCAGGTTCAAGGTCACGTGCTCGAACGGCTCTTTCCGGGCATTGGCCGACTGGATGAAGCCTTCCCGGGCCTGGGCGTGGATGGGCCCAGCGTCGGCGAGTCGGTCGCCGTCGGCGCGGACAACCTGGACGCGGCGATCCGCCGAGGTGGCCCCGGAGCCGCGATCGGCCTATCCGAGGGCTCGCTGGTGCTCGACGCCGAGCAGGCTCGGCTGGCCAACGATCCGACCGCTCCCCCGCCAAATCAATTGGTGTTCAGCACGTTTGGAAATCCGGTGGGGCGTCACGCTTTCGGCGAGAGCTTCCTGACCTCCGTGTTTCCGGTCGGCGCGGTCGTTCCCGCACTCGACTACCGCATACCGCCTCCGGTGGAAAGCCAATACGACACCAAGGCGTTCGTCGCCGCGTACGACATGATCGCCGACTTTCCCGACCGGCCGGACAACCTGTTGGCGCTCGCCAACACGCTGGTGGGCGAGGCGACGGGCCATACGGCGGTCGCGTTCACCGACCCGAGCATGGTGCCGCCGCAGAACGTCAGAACGACCGTCAACTCCAGGGGCGCGACGACCACGACCTATCTGATTCCCGAGAAACACCTGCCGCTGGTACTGCCGCTGGGCTACCTCGGGGTACCGGAAGACGTGTTGAATCGCCTCGACGCCGAGCTGACACCCATGGTGAATGCGGGATATTCGCGCAACGACGACCCGTTGACGGCTCCAGTTCAAGTGGATCCGGTGCGTGGCTTCGACCCCGCGGCCGTGATCGCACCGGCCAGTCAGGCCACCTTCGGCGGTGGCGCCGATCCTTTTTCGCAGCTGTTGTCCAGCTCCATGGCCGCGTTCAATCAGGGCAACCGCTGA
- a CDS encoding NAD(P)H-dependent amine dehydrogenase family protein: MSKPPTDLPLRVIQWTTGNIGRRSLHAIIGRADMELVGVYAHGADKVGVDAAELAGWPEPTGVQATNDVDALIALGADACCYNPLWPNVDELVRLLEAGVNVCSSAAWITGGKQTPEDRERIVDACKRGGSTIFGSGAHPGMTNMVGMVLSGACERVDEIRITESVDCSTYESAETQTAMGFSQDPETPGLAETVRRESEVFAESAAMMADAIGAKLDRMTFDVTFTAATGDSDLGFMRIPAGTVGGVYGYHRGWAGERNVVSVGFNWTMGDHVVPPKPLEHGHVIQVFGLPNMRTVLHCLPPKDWTEPGFMGLGMIYTAMPVTNAVPAVVAAEPGIVTLADLPPVTGRVAR; the protein is encoded by the coding sequence ATGAGCAAGCCCCCGACAGACCTTCCGCTGCGGGTGATTCAGTGGACGACCGGGAACATCGGGCGACGTTCGCTGCACGCGATCATCGGCAGGGCGGACATGGAGCTGGTGGGGGTGTACGCACACGGCGCGGACAAGGTCGGGGTCGACGCCGCCGAACTGGCCGGCTGGCCCGAACCGACCGGGGTGCAGGCGACGAACGACGTCGACGCGCTGATCGCCCTCGGCGCGGACGCGTGTTGCTATAACCCGTTGTGGCCCAACGTCGATGAGCTGGTGCGGCTGCTGGAGGCCGGCGTCAACGTGTGCTCCAGCGCGGCCTGGATCACGGGCGGCAAGCAGACACCCGAGGACCGCGAACGCATCGTCGATGCCTGCAAACGAGGCGGTTCGACGATCTTCGGCAGCGGGGCGCATCCGGGCATGACCAACATGGTCGGCATGGTGCTCAGCGGCGCCTGCGAACGCGTCGACGAGATCCGCATCACCGAGTCGGTTGACTGCTCGACCTACGAATCGGCGGAAACCCAAACGGCGATGGGCTTCTCGCAGGATCCCGAGACGCCGGGGCTCGCCGAAACCGTGCGGCGCGAAAGCGAGGTCTTCGCCGAATCCGCCGCCATGATGGCCGACGCGATCGGGGCGAAGCTGGACCGGATGACCTTCGACGTGACCTTCACCGCGGCCACCGGCGACTCCGATCTGGGCTTCATGCGGATCCCCGCGGGGACGGTGGGCGGCGTCTACGGCTACCACCGCGGCTGGGCGGGTGAGCGCAACGTGGTCAGCGTGGGCTTCAACTGGACCATGGGCGACCACGTGGTGCCGCCCAAACCGCTGGAGCACGGCCACGTCATCCAGGTGTTCGGGTTGCCCAACATGCGCACCGTCCTGCATTGCCTGCCGCCGAAGGATTGGACGGAGCCCGGGTTCATGGGACTCGGGATGATCTACACGGCGATGCCGGTTACGAACGCTGTCCCGGCCGTCGTCGCCGCCGAGCCCGGGATCGTGACGCTCGCCGATTTGCCACCGGTCACCGGCCGGGTGGCCCGATAG
- a CDS encoding MmpS family transport accessory protein yields MVAGPDSGPRTGAVAGILKRAWIPLVLVVVLAVSALIVSRLHKIFGSEDLNANAGKGIEIVQFNPKVVVYDVTGPPGATANINYWDENANTHQVNAAPLPWSATISTTLPSVSANIMAQSDSSEISCKITVDGVVREQQNSSGHNAQTFCLVKSA; encoded by the coding sequence GTGGTGGCAGGTCCAGACTCGGGTCCACGTACCGGCGCCGTAGCCGGCATCCTCAAACGGGCGTGGATACCGCTGGTTTTGGTGGTGGTCCTGGCCGTTTCGGCGTTGATCGTGTCCCGGCTCCACAAGATATTCGGCTCGGAGGATCTCAACGCGAACGCGGGCAAGGGGATCGAAATCGTGCAGTTCAACCCGAAGGTCGTGGTCTACGACGTCACCGGGCCGCCCGGCGCGACGGCCAACATCAACTACTGGGACGAGAACGCCAACACCCATCAGGTCAACGCGGCGCCGCTGCCGTGGTCGGCCACGATCTCGACGACCCTGCCGTCGGTGAGCGCCAACATCATGGCGCAGAGCGACAGCAGTGAGATCAGCTGCAAGATCACCGTGGACGGCGTCGTCCGCGAACAGCAGAATTCCAGCGGCCACAATGCCCAGACCTTCTGCCTGGTGAAGTCCGCATGA
- a CDS encoding MMPL/RND family transporter — protein sequence MSDANNRGQVDTADTADTGPIRTPAQAKAERGHRPYLPHTIRIFAVPIIVGWVFVTILVNVIVPTLEKVGEAHSAPMTPLDAPSMKAMMRLGHNFREFDSNSTVMIVLEGQQPLGQDAHQYYDKLIRDLRKDPQHIQHIQDFWGDRLTAAGAQSADSKGAYVMINLAGNQGTTLANESVDAVRKVIEENKAPPGVKAYVTGPAALSDDMHIIGNASLAKITLFTLGAIAIMLLLVYRSIVTTLVQLFMTFVALACSRGVVAVLAYHNAFGLTTFAANILTMLAIAAGTDYGIFLVGRYQEALRAGEDRETAYYTTFKGVAPVVLGSGLTIAGATYCLSFTRLPWFNTMGAPVAIGMLVVVLAGLTLGPAVVFVGSRFHFFESKRAAKGGRLWRRVGTAVVRWPAPVLAVSAAVVLVGMIALPSYKTSYNDRYYLPTSAPSNLGQAAADRHFSQARMNPDMLMVESDHDMRNPADMLVLDRVAKNEMRTLGIAMVQDITRPLGIPIQHSSIPFQNSIQSQTTMQNMGFLKERIADILRMADDLQTQIDTTQRQYEVSLDLAQAADDSAKTTAVTSQITDTLRDHIADFDDTFRPVRSYFYWERHCYDIPVCIGLRSLFDTFDGFDQLAEQFHYLTTDIQHTAKASRDLTELFPTLIATLKTTRGITLTLYQTFKAMINQMEAMSNTAIVMGQSFDASKNDDFFYLPPEAFDNPDFQTGLRMFLSPDGKSARFFITHQSDPMTPEGISRVDAERTAAQEGLKQSSLSDARVYLGGTAPTFRDMADGEKYDLMIAVVSALTLIFMIMLLLTRSVVAALVIVGTAASSIAASFGLSVLIWQDLFGIRIHWIVMALSVIILLAVGSDYNLLLVSRFKEEIHAGLKTGIIRSMAGTGGVVTAAGLVFAFTMASMLGSDLRVLGQFGSTVCIGLLLDTLIVRTLLMPSIATLLGRWFWWPQVVHPRGDNARRAVPA from the coding sequence ATGAGCGACGCGAACAACCGCGGCCAGGTGGACACCGCGGACACCGCGGACACCGGCCCGATCAGGACACCGGCCCAAGCCAAGGCCGAGCGCGGTCACCGCCCCTACCTTCCCCACACGATCCGCATCTTCGCGGTGCCGATCATCGTGGGCTGGGTGTTCGTCACCATTCTGGTGAACGTCATCGTCCCCACGCTGGAAAAGGTCGGCGAGGCGCACTCGGCGCCGATGACGCCGCTCGACGCGCCGTCGATGAAGGCGATGATGCGCCTGGGCCACAACTTCCGCGAATTCGACTCCAACAGCACGGTCATGATCGTCCTGGAGGGTCAGCAGCCGCTTGGCCAGGACGCACACCAGTACTACGACAAGCTGATCCGGGACCTCCGCAAGGATCCCCAGCACATCCAGCACATCCAGGACTTCTGGGGTGACCGGCTCACCGCCGCGGGCGCGCAGAGCGCCGACTCCAAGGGCGCCTACGTGATGATCAACCTGGCCGGCAATCAGGGCACCACGCTGGCCAACGAATCCGTGGACGCGGTGCGCAAGGTGATCGAGGAGAACAAGGCGCCGCCGGGCGTGAAGGCCTACGTCACCGGTCCGGCGGCGCTGTCCGACGACATGCACATCATCGGTAACGCCAGCCTGGCCAAGATCACGCTGTTCACCCTGGGCGCCATCGCGATCATGCTGCTGCTGGTCTACCGGTCCATCGTCACGACCCTGGTCCAGTTGTTCATGACCTTTGTCGCACTGGCCTGTTCGCGGGGCGTCGTCGCGGTTCTGGCGTACCACAACGCGTTCGGGCTCACCACCTTCGCCGCCAACATCCTCACGATGCTGGCGATTGCGGCCGGAACCGACTACGGCATCTTTCTCGTCGGCCGCTACCAAGAGGCACTGCGCGCGGGCGAGGACCGGGAAACCGCGTACTACACCACCTTCAAAGGGGTGGCCCCGGTTGTGCTGGGGTCGGGCCTGACCATCGCCGGTGCCACCTACTGCCTGAGCTTCACGCGGCTGCCCTGGTTCAACACCATGGGCGCACCCGTCGCGATCGGCATGCTGGTGGTGGTGCTCGCCGGACTCACGCTTGGCCCGGCAGTTGTCTTCGTGGGCAGTCGCTTTCACTTCTTCGAGTCCAAACGCGCGGCCAAGGGCGGGCGGCTGTGGCGGCGGGTCGGCACCGCGGTCGTGCGCTGGCCGGCACCGGTGTTGGCCGTCAGCGCCGCGGTCGTCCTGGTCGGCATGATCGCCCTGCCGAGCTACAAGACGAGTTATAACGACCGCTACTACCTACCGACGTCCGCGCCGTCCAACCTCGGGCAAGCGGCCGCGGACCGCCATTTTTCGCAGGCCCGGATGAACCCCGACATGCTGATGGTCGAGTCCGACCACGACATGCGAAACCCGGCCGACATGCTGGTGTTGGACCGGGTGGCCAAGAACGAGATGCGCACGCTGGGCATCGCGATGGTTCAGGACATCACCCGGCCGCTGGGCATTCCGATTCAGCACAGCTCGATACCGTTCCAGAACAGCATCCAGAGTCAGACGACGATGCAGAACATGGGCTTCCTCAAGGAGCGCATCGCCGACATCCTCAGGATGGCCGACGACCTGCAGACCCAGATCGACACCACGCAGCGCCAGTACGAGGTGTCGCTGGACCTGGCCCAGGCCGCGGACGACAGCGCAAAGACCACGGCGGTCACGTCGCAGATCACCGACACCCTGCGTGACCACATCGCGGATTTCGACGACACCTTCCGGCCGGTGCGCTCGTACTTCTATTGGGAGAGGCACTGTTACGACATCCCGGTGTGCATCGGGTTGCGGTCCCTGTTCGACACGTTCGACGGGTTCGACCAGCTCGCCGAGCAGTTCCACTACCTCACAACCGACATCCAGCACACCGCCAAAGCCTCGCGCGACCTGACGGAGCTGTTTCCCACGCTGATCGCCACGCTGAAGACGACGCGGGGCATCACGCTCACCCTGTATCAGACGTTCAAGGCGATGATCAATCAGATGGAGGCGATGAGCAACACCGCGATCGTGATGGGCCAAAGCTTCGACGCGTCGAAGAACGATGACTTCTTCTACCTGCCACCGGAGGCCTTCGACAACCCCGATTTCCAGACGGGCCTGCGCATGTTCTTGTCGCCGGACGGGAAGTCGGCGCGATTCTTCATCACCCACCAAAGCGATCCGATGACGCCCGAAGGCATTTCGCGAGTCGACGCCGAGCGCACCGCCGCGCAGGAGGGACTCAAGCAGTCCTCCCTGTCCGACGCCAGGGTCTATCTCGGCGGAACGGCCCCCACCTTCCGGGACATGGCCGACGGCGAGAAGTACGACCTGATGATCGCCGTGGTGTCGGCCCTCACGCTGATCTTCATGATCATGCTGCTGCTCACCAGGAGTGTGGTGGCCGCGCTGGTGATCGTCGGCACCGCGGCCAGCTCGATCGCGGCGTCGTTCGGGCTCTCCGTGCTCATTTGGCAGGATCTGTTCGGCATCAGGATCCACTGGATCGTCATGGCGCTGTCGGTCATCATCCTGTTGGCCGTCGGGTCCGACTACAACCTGCTGCTGGTGTCCCGATTCAAAGAAGAGATCCATGCCGGGCTCAAGACGGGGATCATCCGGTCGATGGCCGGCACCGGCGGGGTGGTGACGGCGGCGGGCCTGGTGTTCGCCTTCACCATGGCTTCGATGCTCGGCAGCGACTTGCGCGTGCTCGGCCAGTTCGGGTCGACGGTCTGCATCGGTCTGCTGCTCGACACCCTGATCGTGCGGACCCTGCTGATGCCGTCGATCGCAACGCTGCTGGGGCGGTGGTTCTGGTGGCCGCAGGTGGTGCATCCGCGCGGCGACAACGCCCGGCGCGCGGTGCCGGCTTAG